The proteins below come from a single Danio aesculapii chromosome 23, fDanAes4.1, whole genome shotgun sequence genomic window:
- the LOC130217215 gene encoding neuromedin-K receptor, which yields MGFDKLSAPVEAIHTHTERERESQSGWGLQTIMSSPRNSSNFTHINRFAQPAWRVALWSLAFALVLLVAVTGNLIVIWIIVAHKRMRTVTNYFLLNLAVSDVCVAALNALVNFVYGAHGHWYFSSAYCRFQNFYPVAAVFASIYSMSAIALDRYMAIIHPMKPRLSAKVTKAVIVCVWILAAFLAFPLCFYSVTEVLPHRTVCYVAWPRKDDDAFIYHVVVALLVYLLPLALMAVTYSRVGLTLWGGDFPGHSSENLLDHLQAKRKVVKMMVIVVVTFAICWLPYHVYFIMTSFNRTLRRFKWIQQVYLSVLWLSMSSSMYNPIIYCCLNSRFRAGFKQVFRWCPFIQMSNCDELELQTARFQQQRQSSVFTVTRMESDASAAISRRKSSSTSRCSVRSQSRPSARPTLNGAPHGNISGVRETLS from the exons ATGGGGTTTGACAAACTCTCCGCCCCTGTAGAagctattcacacacacacggagagagaaagagagagtcagTCAGGCTGGGGTCTTCAGACAATCATGTCCTCTCCAAGAAACTCCTCCAACTTTACGCACATCAACCGGTTCGCGCAGCCGGCGTGGCGCGTCGCGTTGTGGTCTCTGGCGTTCGCGTTGGTGCTGCTGGTGGCCGTTACCGGGAATCTGATCGTCATCTGGATTATTGTCGCACACAAGCGGATGAGGACCGTCACTAactactttctgctgaatctggcGGTGTCGGACGTGTGTGTGGCCGCGCTGAACGCACTGGTGAACTTCGTGTACGGCGCGCACGGGCACTGGTACTTCAGCAGCGCGTACTGCCGCTTCCAGAACTTCTACCCGGTGGCCGCGGTGTTCGCCAGCATATACTCTATGAGCGCCATCGCCCTGGACAG GTATATGGCGATCATCCACCCAATGAAGCCCCGGCTCTCGGCGAAGGTCACCAAAgcggtgattgtgtgtgtgtggattctGGCGGCATTTCTGGCCTTTCCGCTCTGCTTCTACTCCGTCACTGAAGTTCTGCCGCACAGGACCGTCTGCTATGTGGCCTGGCCGAGAAAAGATGACGACGCATTCAT ATATCATGTGGTTGTGGCGCTGCTGGTCTATCTCCTTCCACTTGCACTGATGGCTGTGACCTACAGCCGAGTCGGACTGACGTTGTGGGGTGGAGATTTTCCAGGACACTCTTCAGAAAACCTCCTGGATCACCTGCAGGCCAAGAGGAAG GTTGTGAAGATGATGGTGATCGTGGTGGTGACGTTCGCCATCTGCTGGCTCCCGTATCACGTGTATTTCATCATGACGAGCTTCAACCGAACGCTGAGGAGGTTTAAGTGGATCCAACAGGTGTATCTGTCAGTGCTGTGGCTCTCCATGAGCTCCTCCATGTACAACCCCATCATCTACTGCTGCCTCAACAGCAG GTTCCGCGCCGGGTTCAAGCAGGTGTTTCGCTGGTGTCCCTTTATTCAGATGTCGAACTGTGATGAGCTGGAGCTCCAGACGGCTCGTTTCCAGCAGCAGCGGCAAAGCAGTGTGTTCACGGTCACGCGTATGGAGTCGGACGCCAGCGCCGCCATCAGCAGACGCAAGAGCTCCAGCACCAGCCGCTGCAGCGTCAGGAGCCAATCACGGCCCTCCGCCCGGCCGACGCTCAACGGTGCTCCACACGGAAACATCAGCGGCGTTCGAGAAACACTGAGCTGA